The Candidatus Neomarinimicrobiota bacterium genome includes a region encoding these proteins:
- a CDS encoding 3-oxoacyl-ACP synthase III family protein, with translation MSQAYISGTGFYVPERVVTNDDLAAIMATSDEWIRARTGIQTRRFVADGEGTTDLAIPAAEQALKAASLTVNDIDLIIFATSTPDYMAPGSACLLQDRMGFPEIGALDVRVQCSGFIYGLSIADQYIHTGMYRHVLLIGAEVQSTGMDLSDAGRDVSVIFGDGAGAAVISATDEDRGVLSTHLHSEGKYAKELWAEAPASGRNPRISVKDLEEGRHWLQMNGREVFRHAVTRFPESIMEAITANNMSVEDVALIIPHQANLRITLEVARRLKVLPERVYSNIERYGNTTAASIPIALAEALDEGLIHPGDYVVLVAFGSGFTWASAMIKW, from the coding sequence ATGAGCCAGGCCTACATTTCTGGAACGGGTTTTTACGTGCCCGAGCGAGTGGTCACTAATGATGATCTAGCCGCCATCATGGCTACGAGCGACGAGTGGATTCGCGCGCGCACCGGTATCCAGACCAGGCGGTTCGTCGCCGATGGCGAAGGGACTACCGATCTGGCCATTCCGGCGGCAGAACAGGCCCTCAAAGCAGCCTCACTCACTGTGAATGATATCGACCTGATCATCTTCGCCACCTCCACTCCTGACTACATGGCGCCCGGCTCAGCCTGTCTGCTCCAGGATCGCATGGGCTTTCCGGAAATCGGGGCTCTGGATGTCCGGGTGCAGTGTTCAGGGTTTATTTATGGCCTCTCCATTGCTGATCAATATATTCACACCGGTATGTATCGCCACGTGCTGCTTATTGGCGCGGAAGTCCAGTCTACCGGTATGGACCTATCCGATGCCGGGCGGGACGTGAGTGTTATTTTCGGAGACGGCGCCGGGGCCGCAGTTATCTCCGCCACCGATGAGGATCGCGGCGTTTTGAGTACTCACTTGCACTCTGAGGGCAAGTATGCCAAGGAATTATGGGCCGAGGCGCCCGCCAGCGGACGAAATCCCCGCATTTCCGTAAAGGATCTGGAGGAGGGCCGGCATTGGCTCCAGATGAACGGCAGGGAAGTATTCCGCCACGCTGTGACGCGCTTTCCCGAGTCCATCATGGAGGCAATTACCGCCAATAACATGAGCGTTGAAGATGTCGCCCTTATTATACCCCATCAGGCCAATCTGCGGATCACGTTAGAGGTGGCCCGCCGCCTGAAGGTGCTGCCAGAGCGGGTTTACTCCAATATCGAGCGCTATGGTAATACGACGGCGGCCAGTATCCCCATCGCCCTGGCGGAGGCCCTCGATGAAGGTCTTATTCATCCGGGCGATTACGTAGTGCTGGTGGCGTTCGGGTCGGGCTTTACCTGGGCCTCGGCCATGATCAAATGGTAG
- a CDS encoding zinc ribbon domain-containing protein — MRESLVRLIKLQAIDTQLMEIEEQKGDLPVTVEYLKRDLENLEQGIAAKSARLQDIEQESRQLKATLAETRARLKKYQEQLLLVSTNRAYDALTAEIDTTKKTLDEGEFHLLELSEEKQRLTDELKADELKVGEKNSELAAQQESLKATIAATEARDKALKQDRVEILARIEPRFLNAYERIRSARDGIAVVPMTRDSCGVCFNRIPPQQQVEIKARDKIVTCESCGVILYWKED; from the coding sequence ATGAGAGAAAGCTTAGTCCGCCTGATCAAGCTTCAAGCCATTGACACCCAACTGATGGAAATCGAGGAGCAGAAAGGTGACCTGCCGGTGACGGTCGAGTATCTCAAGAGGGACCTGGAAAATTTGGAGCAGGGCATCGCGGCTAAAAGCGCCCGGCTGCAGGATATCGAGCAGGAAAGTCGCCAATTAAAGGCCACCCTGGCCGAAACTCGCGCACGTTTGAAAAAATACCAGGAACAACTGCTGCTGGTGTCGACCAACCGGGCCTATGACGCGCTTACGGCGGAGATCGATACCACCAAAAAGACCCTGGATGAGGGCGAGTTTCACCTGCTGGAACTGAGCGAAGAAAAGCAGCGTCTCACCGACGAGCTGAAGGCGGATGAGTTGAAAGTTGGGGAAAAGAACTCCGAACTGGCAGCCCAGCAAGAATCGCTGAAAGCCACCATCGCTGCGACTGAGGCGCGGGACAAAGCCCTGAAACAGGACCGCGTGGAGATCCTGGCTCGTATAGAGCCCCGGTTCCTGAATGCCTATGAGCGAATCCGGTCGGCGCGGGACGGTATAGCAGTGGTACCGATGACCCGGGATTCCTGTGGGGTCTGCTTCAACCGGATTCCCCCACAGCAGCAAGTGGAAATTAAAGCGCGGGATAAGATCGTCACCTGCGAAAGCTGTGGCGTCATCCTTTACTGGAAAGAAGACTAG
- the recJ gene encoding single-stranded-DNA-specific exonuclease RecJ: protein MSSIRWEFTQLDPELVQRVEQEFSVPEIYARILVHRGITNRDIGIAFCNPGPEQLHDPFLMKDMERAVDRVLAQIRADRPILIFGDYDVDGATGAAMLYLFLKSIGARVTTYLPNRETEGYGLSPGGIDYAALIGATLMITCDCGITAMEQVIRAQELGIDVIITDHHTPDADRPAAAAILNPKRVDCPYPFKGLCGGGVAFKLALAVAEKGGHDPALAWEHADLIALGIAADMVPILDENRAIVKEGLRLIKERSRPGLAALWQVAGLAGKEVTVGRLVFGLAPKINAAGRLGDAGRAVRLLTTDNYYLAVSMARELLAENERRKIIQENTVEEAIFQVNAHHDLSREKALVLSGADWHQGVIGIVAARIRDIFHRPTVIIAMGDGVGKGSARSLAGFDLYEALAECREHLLGYGGHAVAAGLSVSHDHLSAFEDHFLTLADQRLTEEQLQPRLTVEGECPLSLIDSRLLRFLDSLSPFGPGNRRPVFVTRGIRAIGTPRLVGESSNHLKCQLHQKGVTFDAIGFEMADHFEKLLLNKPLDIAYVVEENEWQGNRKTQLQLKDIKMGDTS, encoded by the coding sequence GTGAGTAGTATCCGCTGGGAGTTTACCCAACTGGACCCCGAGCTGGTGCAGAGAGTGGAGCAGGAATTCAGCGTGCCTGAGATTTACGCCCGGATCCTGGTCCACCGGGGTATCACCAATCGCGATATAGGAATTGCTTTCTGTAACCCGGGTCCTGAGCAGCTGCACGACCCATTCCTGATGAAGGATATGGAAAGAGCGGTTGACCGGGTACTGGCGCAGATTCGGGCTGACCGGCCAATTCTCATCTTCGGCGATTATGATGTGGATGGTGCTACCGGCGCTGCCATGCTCTACCTCTTTCTCAAATCCATCGGTGCCCGGGTAACCACCTATCTCCCCAACCGCGAAACGGAAGGCTACGGCCTTTCACCCGGCGGCATCGACTATGCGGCCCTCATCGGCGCTACCCTGATGATTACCTGCGATTGCGGAATCACTGCCATGGAGCAGGTAATCCGCGCCCAGGAGCTGGGCATAGATGTTATCATCACCGATCACCACACTCCGGACGCTGACCGGCCCGCCGCTGCCGCCATCCTCAACCCCAAGCGGGTGGACTGCCCCTATCCCTTCAAAGGCCTGTGCGGCGGCGGGGTGGCCTTCAAACTGGCCCTGGCAGTGGCTGAAAAGGGCGGCCACGATCCGGCCCTCGCCTGGGAACACGCGGATCTCATCGCCTTAGGAATCGCCGCCGATATGGTGCCCATTCTCGATGAGAATCGGGCCATTGTCAAGGAGGGACTGCGCCTTATCAAGGAGCGCTCGCGACCGGGTCTGGCGGCCCTTTGGCAGGTGGCAGGCCTGGCCGGAAAAGAGGTGACTGTAGGACGGCTGGTATTCGGTCTGGCCCCCAAAATCAACGCCGCGGGACGCCTGGGTGATGCCGGACGGGCCGTCAGGCTGTTGACCACCGATAACTACTACCTGGCAGTTTCCATGGCTAGAGAGCTCCTGGCGGAGAATGAGCGCCGCAAGATCATCCAGGAAAATACGGTGGAGGAAGCCATCTTCCAGGTCAACGCCCACCACGATCTCAGCCGGGAGAAGGCCCTGGTTCTCAGTGGTGCTGACTGGCACCAGGGCGTAATTGGCATCGTGGCAGCTCGCATCCGGGACATTTTCCACCGGCCAACGGTAATTATTGCGATGGGAGACGGTGTCGGGAAGGGATCCGCCCGTAGTCTGGCCGGCTTCGATCTTTATGAGGCTCTGGCCGAGTGCCGGGAACACCTGCTGGGTTACGGCGGACACGCCGTAGCGGCAGGGCTTTCCGTGAGTCATGACCATCTGTCGGCCTTCGAGGACCACTTTCTAACCCTGGCTGATCAGCGGCTTACTGAAGAGCAGCTCCAACCCCGGCTTACCGTGGAAGGGGAGTGTCCCCTGAGCCTCATTGACAGTCGGTTACTGCGGTTCCTCGATTCGCTGTCGCCCTTCGGGCCGGGGAACCGGCGGCCGGTTTTCGTCACGCGCGGCATCCGGGCAATTGGGACACCGCGCCTGGTGGGAGAGTCCAGCAATCATCTGAAATGCCAGCTCCATCAAAAGGGCGTCACCTTTGATGCCATCGGTTTTGAGATGGCCGATCACTTTGAAAAACTACTCTTGAATAAACCCCTGGATATCGCTTACGTTGTGGAAGAAAACGAATGGCAAGGAAATCGGAAAACCCAGTTGCAGCTTAAAGATATTAAAATGGGAGATACATCATGA
- a CDS encoding endonuclease MutS2, translating into MNRKRFCLLSWMITDPPPVTLAPSSSAWNERLGTLLHFAQVLESIGALCLTSVAREQVQALWPTTDREQLTRRFSATAELFILLEKGSPPPLSAFPDIRPALQRLQRGVSALTPEDFHQLRQVLLVLGPLHGFFREQTDLTFWPEANKSLDPWPPGVKEIDRVVDEDLTIKSSASKELQRIRGAIRRLEGQVRGRLEELHTQARESGWAQDEPIAWREGRLVIALKASHKRKLRGFIHGHSGSGATAFVEPLEVFDLNNELAALRDEEKAEELRLLSALTETVRPHSAELAQSVAVLYRLDSHLAQARWAAAQEAIQPQVVPKGPLELVGARNPVLAEHREVIPLDLLVDDPARILLISGPNAGGKTVVLLTVGLFVMLVQSGLFVPAKRAALPLFHALYTDLGDQQSIEEDLSTFSAHLANLQSILARCDQDALVLLDELGTGTEPEAGAALGQTFLEAIRERGAFCLASTHLNRLKLWAQDEVGILNAGMAFDAQELRPTYRLEIGRPGASFALEIARRLGLDDQLLQRAQSLMPDAAVNLEDLLVSMEADRADLQRLKAELATRLEQVETLELQLSSKEAEIKAAHRRAQKDALKEAEQLVAELNRRLEATIAEVRSKGEELSREDIRRAKQVIAKEKRQIAKEQTRLAEEEPALLTMEDIQPGMWVMLKDQERPGRVEKCQPRQQRVTVNVEGVRLTLPIDQLAPGQEPPREKAGPAPVKTKGVHVAMAGEASYRLDLRGQRGDEAVAAVDRFLNRAILAGLPELEIIHGKGTGALQKRVREFLEDHPQVKSFRFADFDAGGTGVTLVELK; encoded by the coding sequence TTGAACCGGAAAAGATTCTGCCTCCTCTCATGGATGATCACTGACCCGCCGCCCGTGACCCTGGCCCCGTCATCGTCCGCCTGGAATGAAAGACTGGGCACCCTGCTGCACTTCGCCCAGGTCCTCGAATCCATCGGGGCCTTGTGTCTCACATCCGTTGCTCGCGAACAGGTCCAGGCCCTATGGCCCACTACCGACCGGGAGCAACTGACCCGACGCTTCAGCGCCACTGCCGAGCTCTTCATCCTTCTTGAGAAAGGATCGCCCCCTCCGCTGAGCGCGTTCCCTGACATTCGCCCCGCTCTCCAGCGCCTGCAAAGGGGCGTGAGCGCCCTCACCCCCGAGGACTTCCACCAGCTGCGTCAGGTCCTACTGGTGCTCGGCCCGCTGCACGGCTTCTTCCGGGAGCAGACTGATCTAACCTTCTGGCCGGAGGCCAACAAAAGCCTTGATCCCTGGCCGCCCGGAGTAAAGGAGATCGACCGGGTGGTAGACGAGGACCTGACTATCAAATCTTCCGCCAGCAAGGAGTTGCAGCGCATTCGCGGTGCCATTCGGCGGTTGGAAGGGCAAGTCAGGGGGCGGTTGGAGGAGCTGCACACTCAGGCCCGCGAGTCCGGCTGGGCCCAGGACGAGCCCATTGCCTGGCGGGAGGGTCGGCTGGTCATCGCTCTTAAAGCCAGTCATAAACGCAAGCTGCGCGGGTTTATTCATGGCCACTCCGGCTCCGGGGCCACCGCATTTGTTGAACCGCTGGAAGTTTTCGACCTGAACAACGAGCTCGCCGCCCTTCGGGACGAGGAAAAGGCCGAAGAACTGCGCCTCCTTTCCGCCCTCACCGAGACCGTGCGTCCGCATTCGGCTGAGCTGGCGCAGAGCGTGGCGGTGCTTTACCGCCTGGATTCCCACCTGGCGCAGGCCCGCTGGGCCGCCGCTCAGGAAGCCATCCAGCCGCAGGTGGTGCCAAAAGGCCCTTTGGAGCTGGTCGGAGCGCGGAATCCCGTACTGGCCGAGCATCGGGAGGTAATACCACTCGATCTCCTGGTGGACGACCCGGCACGCATCCTGCTCATCTCGGGCCCCAATGCCGGTGGTAAAACGGTGGTCCTGCTTACGGTGGGGTTATTTGTCATGCTGGTTCAAAGCGGCCTGTTCGTGCCCGCCAAGCGGGCTGCGCTGCCCCTGTTCCACGCCCTCTACACCGACCTTGGAGACCAGCAGTCTATCGAGGAGGATCTTTCCACTTTTTCCGCGCACCTGGCCAACCTTCAGTCGATCCTGGCCCGCTGTGATCAAGACGCGTTGGTGCTGCTGGATGAGTTGGGCACGGGCACCGAGCCCGAGGCCGGGGCCGCGCTCGGGCAGACCTTTCTGGAGGCGATCCGGGAGCGGGGCGCCTTCTGCCTGGCTTCCACCCACCTCAACCGCCTCAAGCTGTGGGCCCAGGACGAAGTGGGTATTCTAAACGCCGGCATGGCGTTTGATGCTCAGGAGCTGCGGCCAACCTACCGACTGGAAATAGGCCGGCCGGGAGCCAGTTTCGCCCTGGAAATCGCCCGGCGCCTGGGACTGGATGACCAGCTCCTCCAACGGGCTCAAAGCCTCATGCCGGATGCCGCTGTCAATCTGGAAGATTTACTGGTCTCCATGGAAGCGGATCGGGCCGACCTCCAGCGGCTGAAGGCCGAGCTGGCCACCCGGCTTGAGCAAGTGGAAACCCTGGAGCTGCAGCTGTCCTCGAAGGAAGCGGAGATCAAGGCCGCTCACCGCCGGGCCCAGAAGGATGCCCTGAAGGAGGCCGAGCAGCTGGTGGCGGAGTTGAACCGGCGCCTGGAGGCCACCATCGCCGAAGTACGCAGCAAAGGAGAGGAGCTGAGTAGGGAAGACATCCGCCGTGCCAAGCAGGTAATCGCGAAGGAGAAACGCCAGATTGCCAAAGAACAGACCCGCTTGGCTGAGGAAGAACCGGCCCTGCTCACAATGGAGGATATCCAGCCGGGTATGTGGGTAATGCTGAAAGACCAGGAGCGTCCAGGGCGGGTGGAAAAATGCCAGCCCCGGCAGCAGCGGGTGACGGTTAATGTGGAAGGGGTGCGGCTTACCCTGCCCATCGACCAGCTGGCCCCGGGCCAGGAACCACCCCGCGAGAAAGCCGGTCCAGCCCCGGTCAAAACCAAGGGGGTGCACGTGGCCATGGCGGGCGAGGCCAGCTACCGGCTGGACCTGCGCGGGCAGCGCGGGGACGAGGCCGTCGCGGCGGTGGACCGCTTCCTGAACCGGGCCATCCTGGCCGGACTGCCGGAACTGGAAATCATCCACGGCAAAGGCACCGGCGCACTCCAGAAACGAGTACGGGAATTCCTGGAAGACCACCCCCAGGTAAAGTCCTTCCGCTTTGCCGATTTTGACGCCGGCGGGACGGGAGTCACCCTGGTGGAACTCAAATGA
- a CDS encoding CvpA family protein gives MNPISIGILIFIAYFGFRGFQRGLVDEVGRLVGLVLAVILAYRFSPLLADHIGIKNELASSAVAFIGIFIVTLVAMALITRLVRSLVELVLLEWLDKLGGTLFGLLKSIVVLGVIIYVMESFEISRPIVLRLESQSPVYRGVVVMKNTLFKLIALDRMIEDVRDRIKEIEPEKILPPLMDDH, from the coding sequence ATGAATCCCATCAGCATCGGCATCCTTATCTTCATCGCCTACTTCGGCTTTCGGGGATTCCAGCGCGGACTCGTGGATGAGGTGGGGCGTCTGGTGGGCCTCGTGCTGGCTGTCATTCTGGCTTACCGTTTCTCACCGCTGCTGGCCGATCACATTGGTATCAAGAACGAACTGGCCAGCTCGGCGGTGGCCTTCATCGGGATCTTTATCGTCACCCTCGTTGCCATGGCACTCATCACCCGGCTCGTGCGAAGCCTGGTCGAGCTGGTTCTACTCGAATGGCTGGACAAGCTGGGAGGCACACTTTTCGGTCTACTCAAGAGCATCGTAGTACTGGGAGTGATTATCTACGTTATGGAGAGCTTTGAAATATCCCGGCCCATCGTCCTGCGTCTGGAAAGTCAGTCCCCGGTTTACCGAGGCGTGGTGGTCATGAAGAATACCCTGTTCAAACTAATCGCCCTCGACCGTATGATTGAAGATGTCCGCGACCGTATAAAGGAGATTGAACCGGAAAAGATTCTGCCTCCTCTCATGGATGATCACTGA
- a CDS encoding type II toxin-antitoxin system Phd/YefM family antitoxin yields MRFVSVRDLRSKSAQVWGQLADEKELVVTSNGRPIAILSAVQEDRLEETLAAIRRARAMAAVDAIQQRAAKMGLADMTLEEINAEIAAVRKNRRR; encoded by the coding sequence ATGCGCTTCGTTTCCGTAAGAGACTTGAGGAGTAAGTCGGCCCAGGTCTGGGGGCAGCTTGCCGACGAGAAAGAGCTGGTAGTCACATCCAACGGCAGGCCTATCGCCATCCTGTCGGCGGTTCAGGAAGACCGGCTGGAGGAGACTCTGGCGGCCATCCGTCGCGCCCGGGCCATGGCCGCAGTGGATGCCATCCAGCAGCGCGCGGCCAAAATGGGCCTTGCAGATATGACCCTGGAGGAGATTAACGCCGAAATCGCGGCGGTGCGGAAAAACCGCCGCCGGTGA
- a CDS encoding amidohydrolase family protein, whose product MKRIYFASALVAFFILLITACGPAPDYDVIIRHGTIYDGSGSAPAQADLAIQADTVAAIGDLDTLRGRIDIDATGLAVAPGFINMLSWANESLIEDGRGQSDLRQGVTLEVLGEGWSMGPLSETMKQEETEQQGDIKYDITWTTLGEYLQFLETKGVAPNVASFVGSATVRIHEIGYENRVATPEELARMKQLVRQAMEEGAVGVSSALEYVPASFATTEELIELARVAAEYDGMYISHIRHEGDAIFAAFDEFLTIVREAGIRGEIYHLKASRKQNWDKLDEVLRRIEAARAEDLAVTADMYTYRAFSTGLYIFFPAWVQEGGHKAWVERLKDPSVRERLKIELDILPPEDILLIGFRNENLRHLTGKTLAEVAAMRNASPEETMMDLIIEDDSGVDIIGFAMSAENIRKKIARPWVSFGSDAGALAPEGVFLNVQPHPRAYGTFARLLGKYVREERIIPLEEAIRRLTHFPAANLKLDHRGLLKPGFFADVVVFDPNTITDHATFEKPHQYATGVIHVFVNGEQVLRDGEHTGVLPGRFVKGPGWKKDAR is encoded by the coding sequence ATGAAACGGATCTACTTTGCCTCTGCTCTAGTTGCTTTTTTTATTTTATTGATCACCGCCTGCGGCCCCGCGCCGGATTATGATGTTATTATCCGTCACGGCACCATTTACGACGGCAGCGGCTCGGCGCCCGCCCAGGCCGACCTGGCTATCCAGGCTGACACCGTCGCCGCCATCGGTGACCTGGACACCCTGCGTGGACGTATCGATATCGACGCTACAGGACTGGCCGTGGCCCCCGGCTTTATCAACATGCTCAGTTGGGCCAACGAGTCGCTCATTGAGGACGGCCGCGGCCAAAGTGACCTCCGCCAGGGCGTAACCCTGGAGGTCCTGGGCGAGGGGTGGTCCATGGGTCCCCTGAGCGAGACCATGAAGCAGGAAGAAACCGAGCAGCAGGGCGATATCAAGTACGACATCACCTGGACCACCCTGGGAGAATATCTCCAATTCCTGGAGACGAAGGGCGTCGCCCCTAACGTGGCCTCTTTTGTGGGGTCTGCAACGGTGCGCATCCATGAGATAGGCTACGAGAATCGGGTGGCAACACCCGAAGAGCTCGCCCGGATGAAGCAGCTGGTCCGCCAGGCCATGGAAGAGGGGGCTGTGGGGGTAAGTTCGGCCCTGGAATACGTGCCTGCTAGTTTCGCTACCACCGAAGAGCTGATCGAGCTGGCCAGGGTGGCCGCGGAATACGACGGGATGTACATTTCCCACATCCGTCACGAAGGGGATGCCATCTTTGCCGCCTTCGACGAGTTCTTAACTATCGTGCGTGAGGCGGGCATTCGCGGCGAGATCTACCACCTGAAAGCCTCCCGGAAGCAGAACTGGGACAAGCTGGACGAGGTGCTTCGCCGCATCGAGGCGGCCCGTGCGGAGGATCTGGCGGTCACCGCTGACATGTATACCTACCGTGCTTTTTCCACTGGTCTGTACATTTTCTTTCCCGCCTGGGTTCAGGAAGGGGGCCACAAGGCCTGGGTGGAGCGGCTTAAGGACCCGTCTGTCCGCGAGCGGCTGAAGATCGAACTGGACATCCTGCCGCCGGAAGATATTCTGCTGATCGGTTTCCGCAATGAAAATCTGCGCCACCTTACGGGCAAGACTCTGGCGGAGGTGGCAGCCATGCGCAATGCTTCACCCGAAGAGACCATGATGGACCTGATCATCGAGGACGACAGTGGAGTAGATATCATCGGGTTCGCCATGAGCGCTGAGAACATCCGTAAAAAGATCGCCCGGCCTTGGGTGAGCTTCGGCTCCGATGCCGGGGCACTGGCACCCGAAGGGGTATTTCTCAACGTGCAACCCCATCCCCGGGCCTATGGTACCTTCGCCCGGCTGCTGGGCAAGTATGTCCGGGAAGAACGGATTATTCCCCTGGAAGAGGCCATCCGCCGCCTGACCCACTTCCCGGCCGCGAACCTCAAGCTCGACCACCGGGGTCTGCTGAAGCCCGGGTTCTTTGCCGATGTGGTCGTCTTCGATCCCAACACCATCACCGACCACGCCACCTTCGAGAAGCCCCACCAGTACGCTACCGGGGTGATCCACGTTTTCGTCAACGGCGAGCAGGTGCTCCGGGACGGCGAACACACCGGTGTGCTGCCGGGGCGGTTCGTCAAGGGGCCGGGGTGGAAAAAGGATGCTAGGTAG
- the dnaG gene encoding DNA primase, whose translation MARISEETIARIRDAADILDVVSSYVQLKRRGRNWFGLCPFHQEKTPSFSVNQQKQIFHCFGCGRGGNAFTFVMELEKLEFVEAVQRLGEQYGIPVELTGTTDPRRKATVQQILDLCDLAAEIYRNNLQGNTGAKVRAYLKQRGITEATQALFRIGYAPPGWENLLQAVGSRQFSREALDQSGLFTAGDRGPYDRFRSRIMFPITNISERVVAFGGRIFESDPSGGDSRAGEVAKYINSPETPVYHKGEILYGLSLTRNHIRDQDAAIIVEGYLDLIQLYQADIKHLVAVSGTALTDRHARELRKLTSNVFLAYDGDAAGVQAAIRGGYTLLRNGLTPRVVSLPPDVDPDDWVRAEGPEPLLKAVDSAEPLLEFHRSHFQGDLTQTGDLRRLLDEILQELVQVRDPLVRELHLKRVADLTGIDERPLHEALQRITRIRPREEESEDQPEASRVIIEPTRSHKAQMTLIRLAFHDSDQVLNLLLDHTREELFTHPVLKNIWQALDSVLQQGTVPDPGGIMDQLATMEEHQVLSQILMSEEYPAEDRAHEDQVLFLAIDCLTVLHREVLQRQIEQRRLDLRQAEMQTGQSPAEIIAEVATLQQQLANLSQLFNRYRTG comes from the coding sequence ATGGCCCGCATTTCCGAAGAGACCATTGCCCGGATTCGTGACGCCGCCGACATTCTGGATGTGGTGAGCAGCTACGTGCAGCTCAAGCGGCGGGGGCGCAACTGGTTTGGCCTGTGCCCCTTCCACCAGGAAAAGACCCCCAGCTTCAGTGTCAACCAGCAGAAGCAGATCTTTCACTGCTTCGGCTGCGGCCGGGGCGGCAACGCCTTTACCTTCGTTATGGAGCTGGAGAAGCTGGAATTCGTCGAGGCCGTCCAGCGCCTGGGGGAGCAATACGGCATCCCGGTGGAGCTCACCGGCACCACCGATCCACGCCGGAAGGCCACAGTGCAGCAGATCCTGGACCTGTGCGACCTGGCCGCTGAGATCTATCGCAACAACCTCCAGGGCAATACCGGCGCCAAGGTGCGGGCCTATCTGAAACAGCGTGGTATTACCGAAGCCACCCAGGCGTTATTCAGGATCGGCTACGCCCCGCCGGGCTGGGAAAACCTGCTGCAGGCCGTAGGTTCGCGCCAGTTCTCCCGCGAAGCGCTGGACCAATCAGGACTCTTTACCGCCGGCGACCGCGGGCCGTATGACCGCTTCCGCAGCCGCATCATGTTCCCCATTACCAACATCTCCGAGCGGGTGGTGGCCTTTGGCGGGCGCATCTTCGAGTCCGATCCGTCTGGCGGGGACAGCCGGGCAGGTGAGGTCGCCAAGTATATCAACTCGCCGGAGACGCCGGTCTATCACAAGGGCGAGATCCTCTACGGCCTGTCCCTGACCCGCAACCATATCCGCGATCAGGACGCGGCTATCATCGTCGAGGGCTACTTGGATCTCATCCAGCTCTACCAGGCAGACATAAAGCACCTGGTAGCCGTTTCCGGCACCGCCCTCACCGACCGGCACGCCCGGGAGCTGCGCAAACTCACCAGCAATGTCTTTCTGGCCTACGATGGTGACGCCGCCGGAGTACAGGCAGCTATCCGCGGCGGCTATACCCTCCTGCGAAACGGCCTCACACCCAGGGTGGTATCCCTGCCCCCTGACGTGGACCCTGACGACTGGGTACGTGCGGAAGGCCCCGAGCCCTTATTGAAGGCCGTGGATAGCGCCGAACCGCTACTTGAATTTCACCGCTCCCATTTCCAGGGTGACCTGACGCAGACCGGAGACCTGCGCCGGTTGCTTGACGAGATCCTTCAGGAACTGGTACAGGTTAGGGATCCCCTGGTGCGGGAATTGCACCTGAAGCGGGTGGCAGACCTCACCGGCATCGACGAGCGGCCTCTCCATGAAGCCCTCCAGCGCATCACCAGAATACGGCCGCGGGAGGAAGAAAGCGAGGACCAGCCTGAGGCAAGCCGGGTCATCATCGAACCCACCCGCTCCCATAAAGCCCAGATGACCCTCATCCGCCTGGCCTTCCACGACAGCGACCAGGTGCTCAACCTGCTCCTCGACCACACCAGGGAAGAACTGTTTACCCACCCCGTCCTGAAGAACATCTGGCAGGCTCTGGACAGCGTGCTCCAGCAGGGGACTGTCCCCGATCCCGGCGGTATCATGGATCAACTCGCGACCATGGAAGAGCACCAGGTGCTCAGTCAGATCCTCATGTCGGAAGAATATCCGGCGGAGGATCGGGCGCATGAGGACCAGGTCCTATTCCTGGCCATTGATTGCCTGACAGTCCTCCATCGGGAGGTCCTCCAGCGGCAGATTGAGCAGCGCCGCCTGGACTTGCGCCAGGCCGAGATGCAGACTGGGCAGTCACCAGCCGAGATCATCGCCGAGGTGGCCACCCTGCAACAGCAGCTGGCCAACCTGAGCCAATTGTTTAATAGGTACCGGACCGGGTGA
- a CDS encoding putative toxin-antitoxin system toxin component, PIN family — MKIVLDTNVVVSGLLNTHGKPGAILQMVAIRALIICYDARIITEYREVLLRPKFPINETEVDAILEHIEASGHLVATSPLPQHLPDPDDEPFLEVALAGGAEYLVTGNVKHYPEDRRRGVKVESPAEFVELYRKSIDDG, encoded by the coding sequence GTGAAGATTGTCTTAGACACTAATGTGGTAGTATCAGGGCTGCTGAACACTCACGGCAAGCCTGGCGCAATTCTACAAATGGTCGCGATCAGGGCCCTTATAATTTGCTATGATGCCCGCATAATCACCGAATACCGTGAGGTCTTGCTCAGACCTAAATTCCCTATTAACGAAACAGAAGTGGATGCGATTCTGGAGCATATCGAGGCTTCCGGTCACTTGGTGGCAACTTCTCCTTTGCCACAGCATCTACCTGACCCCGACGATGAGCCTTTCCTGGAAGTCGCCCTGGCAGGTGGTGCCGAATACCTGGTCACCGGCAACGTCAAACACTACCCTGAAGATCGCCGCCGGGGGGTTAAGGTGGAGTCCCCGGCTGAATTTGTGGAGCTTTACCGCAAGAGTATAGACGATGGATAG